A stretch of the Haloplanus aerogenes genome encodes the following:
- a CDS encoding DUF7475 family protein, protein MGSSTFETASLTRLHWLGIVLAIITGAVHLYFGVLALNTMQGVSFVLAGIAFFVAVFLFLLDFRRRLLYLVGIPFTGIQVVLYFVLNWPDVLNPGGIGDKVVQVTLIAVLVVLYRRES, encoded by the coding sequence ATGGGAAGCTCCACGTTCGAGACGGCGTCGCTCACCCGACTCCACTGGCTTGGCATCGTCCTGGCGATTATCACGGGGGCGGTTCACCTCTACTTCGGGGTCCTCGCGCTGAACACCATGCAGGGGGTGAGCTTCGTCCTCGCCGGCATCGCCTTCTTCGTCGCCGTCTTCCTCTTTCTCCTCGATTTCCGCCGCCGACTCCTCTATCTCGTCGGAATTCCGTTCACGGGGATTCAGGTCGTCCTCTACTTCGTCCTGAACTGGCCGGACGTGCTCAACCCCGGCGGCATCGGCGACAAGGTGGTGCAGGTGACGCTGATCGCCGTCCTCGTCGTCCTCTACCGCCGGGAGTCGTAG
- a CDS encoding glycosyltransferase, with protein MGIEYVRRAATPAISVVVPSVPAYDHEPTITRLERQELDAPYEIVLVDDGEIDRSAARNRGLEAASADVVALTDDDTRPPDDWLATALAAFEADPDLVCLEGPVYGGCRSFGPRHYVGCNLAVRRGAAIDVGGFRSTFSEWREDVEFGWRMEAEADGHCRFEPSFRMCHPEVPRTAFDAALERRLKGEYPERYAAVMDVTLTRRLYRRARAAGITQPIQRVRNAVGRRIWGECRGAGRFD; from the coding sequence ATGGGGATCGAGTACGTGCGGCGGGCGGCGACGCCCGCGATATCGGTCGTCGTCCCGTCGGTGCCGGCGTACGATCACGAACCGACCATCACCCGTCTGGAGAGACAGGAACTGGACGCCCCCTACGAAATCGTGCTGGTCGACGACGGAGAAATCGACCGGTCGGCGGCACGAAATCGGGGGCTCGAGGCGGCGTCGGCCGACGTGGTCGCGCTGACGGACGACGACACGCGGCCGCCGGACGACTGGCTGGCGACCGCGCTGGCGGCGTTCGAGGCCGATCCCGATCTGGTCTGTCTCGAAGGGCCGGTGTACGGCGGGTGTCGGAGCTTCGGTCCCCGCCACTACGTCGGCTGTAACCTCGCGGTGCGGCGGGGGGCGGCGATCGATGTCGGCGGCTTCCGATCGACGTTCTCGGAGTGGCGCGAGGACGTCGAGTTCGGGTGGCGAATGGAGGCCGAGGCCGACGGCCACTGTCGGTTCGAGCCGTCGTTCCGGATGTGTCATCCGGAGGTGCCGCGGACGGCGTTCGACGCGGCGCTGGAGCGACGGCTGAAAGGCGAGTATCCGGAGCGGTACGCGGCGGTGATGGACGTGACGCTGACCCGGCGGCTCTACCGGCGGGCGCGGGCGGCGGGGATCACCCAGCCGATCCAGCGGGTGCGAAACGCGGTCGGGCGACGAATCTGGGGCGAGTGTCGCGGAGCGGGGCGGTTCGACTGA